One genomic segment of Agromyces intestinalis includes these proteins:
- a CDS encoding alpha-hydroxy-acid oxidizing protein has translation MARLDTSRGYARGVQSAVYRAGISGTRPAVPSTFAGLEQGARRALSADAFAYLAGGAGAEHTMAANVEAFGRWQVIPRVLRDVAERDLSIDLLGRRRATPFVLAPLGVMELAHRDADVAVGRAAAALDVPYILSNQASRPMEEVVAAMGGGARWFQLYWSASDDLNASFLRRAEASGCEAIVITLDTHLLGWRTRDLDLAFLPFTRGQGIAQYTSDPVFADLVRERVKRGVSDAAAPAVKVNAKSVAAAVGMAREARRAGLVDGGLADALRSPLPRAAVETFLDVFADPSLTWDDIAKVREWTDLPVLLKGVLHPEDAERAVDAGMDGIVVSNHGGRQVDRSVPTISALPAIAERVAGRVPILLDSGVRGGADAVIALSLGATAVGLGRPYAYGLAIAGATGVSEVVRNAIAEFDLTLGLAGYTSPADLGPDALRPHPLVE, from the coding sequence ATGGCACGACTCGATACCTCGCGCGGGTACGCGCGCGGCGTGCAATCGGCGGTCTACCGCGCGGGCATCAGCGGTACCCGGCCCGCCGTGCCGTCGACCTTCGCCGGCCTCGAGCAGGGCGCGCGGCGGGCGCTGTCGGCCGACGCGTTCGCGTACCTCGCCGGCGGCGCGGGCGCCGAGCACACCATGGCCGCGAACGTCGAGGCATTCGGTCGGTGGCAGGTGATTCCGCGGGTGCTGCGGGATGTCGCGGAGCGCGACCTGTCGATCGACCTGCTCGGCCGCCGTCGTGCGACCCCCTTCGTGCTCGCGCCCCTCGGCGTGATGGAGCTCGCGCACCGCGACGCCGACGTCGCCGTCGGCCGGGCGGCGGCGGCGCTCGACGTGCCGTACATCCTGTCGAATCAGGCGTCGCGACCGATGGAGGAGGTCGTGGCGGCGATGGGCGGCGGCGCGCGGTGGTTCCAGCTGTACTGGAGTGCATCGGACGACCTGAATGCGTCGTTCCTGCGGCGGGCCGAGGCATCCGGGTGCGAAGCGATCGTGATCACCCTCGATACCCACCTGCTCGGCTGGCGCACCCGTGATCTCGACCTCGCGTTCCTGCCGTTCACCCGCGGCCAAGGCATCGCGCAGTACACGAGCGACCCGGTCTTCGCCGACCTGGTGCGCGAACGGGTGAAGCGGGGCGTGAGCGACGCCGCGGCGCCCGCGGTGAAGGTGAACGCCAAATCCGTGGCGGCCGCCGTCGGCATGGCGCGCGAAGCGAGGCGCGCCGGGCTCGTCGACGGCGGGCTCGCCGACGCGCTGCGATCCCCGCTGCCGCGTGCCGCGGTCGAGACGTTCCTCGACGTGTTCGCCGACCCGTCGCTCACGTGGGACGACATCGCCAAGGTGCGCGAGTGGACCGACCTGCCCGTGCTGCTGAAGGGCGTACTGCACCCCGAAGACGCCGAGCGCGCCGTCGACGCGGGCATGGACGGCATCGTCGTGTCGAACCACGGCGGCCGCCAGGTCGACCGGTCGGTGCCGACCATCTCGGCACTGCCCGCGATCGCCGAACGGGTCGCCGGACGCGTGCCGATCCTGCTCGACTCGGGGGTGCGGGGCGGTGCCGACGCGGTCATCGCGCTGTCGCTCGGGGCGACGGCGGTCGGGCTCGGGCGCCCCTACGCCTACGGCCTCGCGATCGCCGGGGCGACCGGCGTCAGCGAGGTCGTGCGCAACGCGATCGCCGAGTTCGACCTCACGCTGGGCCTCGCGGGATACACGAGCCCGGCCGACTTGGGCCCCGACGCGCTGCGCCCCCACCCGCTGGTCGAGTAG